A genomic window from Ignavibacteria bacterium includes:
- a CDS encoding AlwI family type II restriction endonuclease produces MARIWLIEVAVRNPYRIRDFLKTLNEIEGEDWNDETQAKLQILLLKNKYYGYGITQFYNNLSTEQIDLINSNIDLSYEQAKDIMLSKNYVGGLAMRGRLSFNPLEKMGLAYIDNAGKIRVTQTGNNFLQENFDISKIFFKSFLKWQLPNPDMRDFSEEDGYSIKPFVGTLHLIHKVNSICRERGLATKGISRLEFKLFALTLINYNDIQEHAENLVSFREIYEALNTPTEKADYVERYISDNLTEYTNLRNAEDYMDNAIRFFRLTSYFYIRGNGWYIDIEPRRLIEITRLLESDNAAALNFESKEDYIEYIGNFDLPILPWERIEDLKNIIEGLFAEIKNYRGRLSATGITLPNFVEFEYENFTTGEYLEAIETLRNFRRTLNELEIKFNAKEVENIREYIRKLNGIRDLPNRTVMLEKYVTMALNSLNDAIKIKPNYPVGDDNEPTFTAPGNKPDIECFYNSFNTICEVTLLTNRAQWINEGQPVMRHLRNFEDDNIDKQAYCLFVAPSLHRDTINTFWISIKYEYEGRKQKIVPLRINDLILLLEYLIKMKEARISFYHSDLSGLFDNILSKVDVTGDSETWVREIPNYIVNWAENKLKRQNAN; encoded by the coding sequence ATGGCACGAATTTGGCTTATTGAGGTAGCAGTCAGAAACCCCTATAGGATAAGAGATTTTTTAAAAACATTAAACGAAATTGAAGGTGAGGACTGGAATGATGAAACTCAAGCAAAACTTCAAATTTTATTATTAAAAAATAAATATTATGGTTACGGAATTACACAATTTTACAATAACCTCTCAACTGAACAAATTGACTTGATCAACTCAAATATCGATCTGAGTTATGAGCAGGCTAAAGACATAATGTTGAGTAAAAATTATGTTGGTGGTTTGGCTATGCGTGGCCGACTATCATTTAATCCTTTAGAGAAAATGGGACTTGCTTACATAGACAATGCTGGAAAGATTAGAGTTACTCAAACAGGAAACAATTTCTTACAGGAAAATTTCGACATTTCGAAAATATTTTTTAAAAGTTTTTTGAAGTGGCAGTTGCCAAATCCAGATATGAGAGATTTTAGTGAAGAAGATGGTTATTCTATTAAACCGTTTGTTGGCACTTTACATTTAATACATAAAGTGAATTCCATTTGTAGAGAACGGGGTCTAGCCACAAAAGGAATTTCACGATTAGAGTTTAAGTTATTTGCATTGACCCTAATAAACTATAATGATATACAAGAACATGCTGAAAATTTAGTTTCATTCAGAGAAATTTATGAGGCTTTAAATACACCTACAGAGAAAGCCGATTACGTTGAGAGATATATATCTGATAATTTAACAGAATACACAAATTTGAGAAATGCTGAAGACTATATGGATAACGCTATTAGGTTTTTTAGACTAACCTCCTACTTTTATATCAGGGGCAATGGATGGTATATTGATATTGAACCCAGAAGATTAATAGAAATTACGCGATTACTTGAATCTGATAATGCTGCTGCTTTAAATTTTGAAAGTAAGGAAGACTATATAGAGTACATTGGGAATTTTGATTTACCAATATTGCCTTGGGAAAGAATTGAAGATCTAAAAAACATCATAGAGGGTCTATTTGCAGAAATTAAAAATTACAGAGGGCGTTTATCTGCCACCGGTATAACATTACCAAATTTTGTAGAATTTGAATATGAAAATTTTACAACAGGGGAATATCTCGAAGCAATTGAAACATTAAGGAACTTTCGTAGAACATTAAATGAGCTTGAAATAAAGTTTAACGCAAAAGAAGTTGAAAACATAAGAGAATACATACGGAAATTGAATGGGATTAGAGATTTGCCGAATAGAACCGTAATGCTTGAAAAATATGTTACAATGGCTCTAAACTCTCTAAATGATGCTATAAAAATTAAACCAAATTATCCGGTAGGCGACGACAACGAACCAACTTTTACTGCACCCGGGAACAAGCCAGATATTGAATGTTTTTATAATTCATTTAATACAATTTGTGAGGTTACCTTGTTAACAAATCGCGCACAGTGGATTAATGAGGGGCAGCCAGTGATGCGACATTTAAGAAATTTTGAAGATGACAATATTGATAAACAAGCATATTGTTTGTTTGTTGCCCCTTCGCTACACAGAGATACAATAAATACCTTCTGGATATCGATTAAGTATGAATATGAAGGACGCAAGCAAAAAATTGTACCTCTACGTATTAATGATTTAATTCTCTTATTGGAATATCTAATAAAAATGAAAGAAGCTAGAATTTCATTCTATCATTCTGACTTATCAGGTCTATTTGATAATATTTTAAGCAAAGTTGATGTTACGGGTGATTCAGAAACATGGGTACGTGAAATACCTAACTACATAGTAAACTGGGCAGAAAACAAACTAAAAAGACAAAATGCTAATTAA
- a CDS encoding DegT/DnrJ/EryC1/StrS family aminotransferase encodes MNFSIGFDKRDLPKVHEAFDKIVESNKWTEGYYTELFENNWAKWNELESVAFSSWAGAALAALDFYNLKGKTVLCPSNTFMATPLATLQAGAEVQFVDCNKFDLCMSYDDMVKKAELYKPAAIWVVHIGGHLTFEIEKIAEYCKANNIVLLEDCAHAHGASFNCKKPGMWGDAGFYSFYATKTISTGEGGMLVSKHKGVIEHAKKYRNYGKFDYKVKGLNYRITEFQAAIGAFETERLQEIVDFKNNYAETLHTSHPNRLKLPEGMISGYYKYIVFDPIEKSTGKVYEEQCHHILKHNVELPNSDWIAGNHWCVPIYYNP; translated from the coding sequence ATGAATTTTTCAATCGGTTTTGATAAAAGAGATCTGCCAAAGGTGCATGAAGCATTTGATAAGATCGTGGAATCAAATAAATGGACAGAAGGGTATTACACCGAACTGTTTGAAAACAACTGGGCTAAGTGGAACGAGCTGGAATCAGTGGCATTTTCAAGCTGGGCAGGCGCCGCGCTTGCAGCTCTGGATTTTTATAACCTCAAGGGTAAAACAGTACTGTGTCCAAGCAACACATTTATGGCAACTCCCCTGGCAACACTGCAGGCGGGAGCCGAGGTTCAGTTTGTTGACTGCAATAAGTTTGACCTGTGCATGAGCTATGATGATATGGTAAAAAAAGCTGAGCTGTATAAACCTGCGGCAATATGGGTTGTGCACATTGGCGGTCATTTGACATTTGAAATTGAAAAGATCGCAGAGTACTGCAAAGCTAATAATATTGTTCTGCTTGAAGACTGCGCCCATGCGCACGGTGCATCATTTAATTGTAAAAAGCCGGGAATGTGGGGAGATGCGGGATTTTATTCATTCTACGCTACCAAGACAATTTCTACCGGTGAAGGCGGAATGCTGGTATCAAAACATAAGGGTGTTATTGAACATGCTAAAAAATACCGCAATTACGGAAAGTTCGATTATAAAGTAAAGGGACTGAATTACAGGATCACGGAATTCCAGGCGGCAATAGGCGCGTTTGAAACTGAGCGTCTGCAGGAGATCGTGGATTTCAAAAATAATTATGCGGAAACTCTGCATACATCTCATCCAAACAGGCTTAAGCTTCCTGAAGGGATGATCTCAGGGTATTACAAATATATAGTTTTTGACCCGATAGAAAAATCAACCGGCAAAGTTTATGAAGAACAATGCCACCATATATTGAAGCATAATGTTGAGCTTCCAAACAGTGACTGGATAGCGGGAAATCACTGGTGCGTGCCGATATATTATAATCCGTAG
- a CDS encoding class I SAM-dependent methyltransferase — MNTELKNTQQEQKKQTGGESQVSFDDYVETYRSEIDDSIGFIGQDVDFFIEIKAELLLKLAKKNFGDLSKVKVLDIGSGVGLVDRYLKNEIKDLYGVDVEEGVVEKAKFNNPEVNYRLYDGAKLPFDDNSFDLCFAINVMHHVPPGMWENFSREMHRVLKPGGIAAVFEHNPLNPLTRLAVARCEFDRDAVLLNHGKIKSLFRSAGLKVFDDSYIVFFPFKAKFFRGIEAFLGWLPVGAQHYVTGKK; from the coding sequence TTGAACACAGAATTAAAAAATACACAGCAGGAACAAAAGAAACAAACAGGCGGCGAAAGCCAGGTGAGCTTTGATGATTACGTAGAGACCTACAGGTCAGAAATTGATGACTCTATAGGGTTCATAGGGCAGGATGTGGATTTTTTTATTGAAATTAAAGCGGAGCTCTTGCTTAAGCTTGCAAAAAAGAATTTCGGCGACCTCTCAAAAGTAAAAGTACTTGATATAGGCAGCGGGGTTGGGCTTGTTGACCGCTATCTGAAAAACGAAATAAAAGATCTATACGGCGTTGATGTGGAAGAGGGAGTGGTGGAAAAAGCTAAGTTCAACAATCCCGAAGTAAATTACAGGTTATATGACGGCGCGAAACTGCCGTTTGATGATAATTCATTTGACCTTTGTTTTGCCATCAACGTAATGCATCATGTGCCGCCCGGAATGTGGGAAAATTTTTCGCGGGAAATGCACCGGGTTTTAAAACCCGGCGGCATAGCCGCAGTGTTTGAACATAACCCGCTGAATCCCTTAACAAGGCTGGCGGTTGCAAGGTGTGAGTTTGACCGAGACGCTGTTCTGCTGAACCACGGAAAGATAAAAAGCCTTTTTAGATCAGCCGGATTAAAAGTGTTCGATGATTCTTATATCGTATTTTTCCCCTTTAAAGCAAAGTTCTTCAGAGGAATTGAAGCATTCCTGGGGTGGCTTCCCGTGGGTGCGCAGCATTATGTAACCGGGAAAAAATAA
- a CDS encoding glycosyltransferase, protein MKILYVSSNGGIHDYRFLKKLAEDYEVLFLHYAAGEIIDEIDRIGNLEIISKKPAFRSMPLISERSHFKKVVKELKPDIIHSGYVWQVGILAANSGFHPHLSMPWGSDILTEPDKSYFRRRLVKKVMETCDHVQCDAEFVKKKIMTDYSQPAEKISVFPWGIDLNQFRKSDKTQARRKLNLDENKFIVLFNRYFEPVYGVNYLLDAYRDFSSGKEEVMMLMLSDGSGKNDVLRYITEKGLDEKVQLIGRVPNHELPDFLNAADVYVSPSLSDGTSLSLLEAMACGTGMIVTDVPAIKEWVNSENGLMVKKGSSAEIKTALEEYYINRELVNTHGRKNIEISAARADWDKNYLKLKEIYNNLLTK, encoded by the coding sequence ATGAAAATTCTTTACGTAAGTTCAAACGGCGGGATACATGATTACAGGTTCTTAAAAAAGCTTGCCGAAGATTACGAAGTACTTTTTCTGCATTATGCGGCCGGAGAAATAATTGACGAGATCGACAGGATTGGAAACCTGGAGATCATCTCCAAGAAGCCGGCTTTCCGCAGCATGCCCCTAATAAGTGAGCGCTCACATTTTAAAAAAGTTGTAAAGGAACTTAAACCGGATATAATTCACTCAGGTTATGTATGGCAGGTGGGCATACTTGCCGCGAACTCAGGTTTCCATCCGCACCTTTCTATGCCGTGGGGTTCTGATATACTTACAGAACCGGATAAAAGTTATTTCCGCAGGCGGCTTGTTAAAAAGGTGATGGAAACCTGTGACCATGTGCAGTGCGATGCCGAGTTTGTAAAAAAGAAAATTATGACAGATTACAGCCAGCCGGCAGAAAAGATATCGGTTTTTCCATGGGGAATAGATCTGAACCAGTTCCGCAAATCAGATAAAACCCAGGCAAGAAGAAAGCTGAACCTTGATGAGAATAAATTCATAGTCCTTTTCAACAGGTATTTTGAACCGGTTTACGGGGTGAATTACCTGCTGGATGCATACAGGGATTTTTCTTCAGGCAAAGAAGAGGTTATGATGCTTATGCTTTCTGACGGCAGCGGCAAAAATGATGTTTTAAGGTATATCACAGAAAAAGGGCTTGATGAAAAAGTGCAGTTAATAGGGAGAGTTCCTAACCATGAGCTTCCGGATTTTCTCAATGCGGCAGATGTATATGTATCACCTTCGCTGAGCGACGGTACCTCACTTTCACTGCTGGAAGCTATGGCTTGCGGAACCGGGATGATCGTAACAGATGTTCCCGCAATTAAAGAATGGGTAAACAGTGAGAACGGCCTGATGGTAAAAAAAGGCAGTTCGGCAGAGATAAAAACCGCGCTAGAGGAGTATTATATTAACAGGGAGCTTGTTAATACACACGGAAGAAAAAATATAGAAATATCAGCAGCCCGTGCTGACTGGGATAAAAACTACCTTAAGCTTAAAGAAATTTACAATAACCTGTTAACTAAATAA
- a CDS encoding alpha/beta hydrolase gives MKNLLLLHGALGSSQQMEPLKASLSGIYKVHTLNFSGHGGGEIPAEPFSMEMFAGDIIRYIDNNNIAGTDIFGYSMGGYAALYAALKNPGKIGKIFTLATKFEWTPETAEREVKMFDAEKIKQKVPKFAEELSLRHGQGIWINVLTKTAEMMMALGSNNMLTHELLGEVKNEVLVGIGDRDKMVTLEETIAAYRALPNASLTVLAETPHPIEQIDTEKLTNEIMRFFK, from the coding sequence ATGAAAAATCTATTGTTACTGCACGGCGCATTAGGATCATCGCAGCAGATGGAACCACTTAAAGCTTCTTTAAGCGGGATATATAAAGTACACACTTTAAATTTCAGCGGGCATGGCGGCGGTGAAATACCCGCAGAACCGTTTTCTATGGAAATGTTCGCAGGTGATATCATAAGATATATTGATAATAATAATATAGCCGGAACAGATATTTTCGGCTACAGCATGGGCGGCTACGCCGCATTGTATGCAGCGCTTAAGAATCCCGGGAAAATTGGGAAAATATTCACGCTTGCCACAAAGTTTGAGTGGACACCGGAAACTGCCGAACGTGAAGTTAAAATGTTTGATGCTGAAAAGATAAAACAAAAAGTACCAAAGTTCGCAGAAGAGCTTTCCTTACGTCACGGTCAGGGTATCTGGATTAATGTACTCACGAAAACCGCTGAAATGATGATGGCTTTAGGCAGCAATAATATGCTAACACATGAGCTGCTTGGCGAGGTGAAAAATGAAGTACTGGTTGGGATAGGCGACAGGGATAAAATGGTAACACTTGAAGAAACCATTGCTGCTTACAGAGCTTTGCCGAATGCAAGCTTAACTGTATTAGCTGAAACGCCACACCCTATTGAGCAGATTGATACAGAAAAACTTACAAATGAAATAATGAGATTTTTTAAATGA
- a CDS encoding DNA alkylation repair protein, with protein sequence MAEPLKNMYSKPYLEKFSRVFKDIYPAFDTKQFLKLVFDKEWESRELKQRMSHIALCLHKTLPGDYRKNISILKKAVPHFNGFLSMIFPDYAQQFGLNDPKTSVPALKLFTKYGSSEFAVRPFIIKYPEMLMPEMQKWARDKNHHVRRLASEGCRPRLPWAIALPVFKRDPAQVLKILEILKEDDSEYVRKSVANNLNDISKDNPQTALNTAVRWYGKNKKTDWIVKHGLRGLLKKGNPEALKMFGWYGAEGIEIERFKLSGIKVPVGCSLEFSFDIKPVNPLNENMRLEYSIDFITSTGKTSKKIFKITEARVEKGKVCSFKRKHSFKNLTTRKHFSGKHKISLIVNGKKTEEKVFYIT encoded by the coding sequence ATGGCAGAACCATTAAAAAATATGTATAGCAAACCCTACCTGGAGAAATTCTCAAGGGTGTTTAAAGATATCTATCCGGCATTCGACACAAAACAATTTTTAAAATTGGTTTTTGATAAGGAATGGGAAAGCCGTGAGCTGAAACAAAGAATGAGCCATATAGCACTGTGCCTGCATAAAACGCTGCCGGGTGATTACAGGAAAAATATTTCGATCTTAAAAAAAGCCGTACCGCATTTTAACGGATTTCTTTCTATGATATTTCCGGATTATGCACAGCAGTTTGGCTTAAATGATCCAAAAACATCTGTTCCCGCACTGAAGCTTTTCACGAAATACGGCAGCAGTGAATTTGCAGTAAGACCCTTTATCATTAAATATCCCGAAATGCTGATGCCTGAAATGCAGAAGTGGGCTCGGGATAAAAATCACCATGTAAGAAGGCTCGCATCTGAAGGCTGCCGCCCAAGGCTTCCCTGGGCAATAGCACTGCCTGTTTTCAAGCGCGACCCCGCGCAGGTATTGAAAATCCTTGAAATTCTGAAGGAAGATGATTCTGAATATGTAAGAAAGAGTGTTGCCAACAATCTGAATGATATATCAAAAGATAATCCTCAGACTGCACTTAACACTGCGGTCCGCTGGTACGGCAAAAACAAAAAGACAGACTGGATAGTTAAACACGGCTTAAGGGGGCTGTTAAAGAAGGGGAATCCGGAGGCATTAAAAATGTTTGGCTGGTATGGGGCAGAAGGTATAGAAATAGAAAGATTTAAGCTTAGCGGAATTAAAGTACCGGTCGGCTGCAGTTTAGAGTTTTCATTTGATATTAAACCTGTTAATCCTTTAAATGAAAATATGAGGCTTGAATATTCCATTGATTTTATTACTTCAACGGGAAAAACAAGCAAAAAGATATTCAAGATCACTGAAGCCAGGGTAGAAAAGGGTAAGGTATGCAGCTTTAAGAGGAAACACTCATTTAAAAATCTTACAACAAGAAAACATTTTAGCGGAAAGCATAAGATTTCATTAATTGTTAACGGTAAAAAAACTGAAGAAAAAGTTTTTTATATAACCTGA
- a CDS encoding cytochrome P460 family protein yields MNKRRLIQTISFVFIAFAITGYIFLFAPKKTADDESLYKWISSEKEYYYYKHSPDILPTSEETERAHDNFMRVKFNNKAASVLNSDGHLPKGIMFPDSSVIIKEIYSEKTGKAEILAVMVKLKGAANTNKDWLWAEYSPTGEVEYSVSKNGKVCVSCHKSTYDNVRIFEIYK; encoded by the coding sequence ATGAATAAAAGAAGGCTTATACAAACCATATCTTTTGTTTTTATTGCGTTCGCAATTACTGGATACATCTTCCTGTTTGCGCCTAAAAAAACTGCTGATGATGAAAGCTTGTATAAATGGATAAGCTCTGAAAAAGAATATTACTATTACAAACACTCACCGGATATTCTGCCAACAAGCGAAGAAACTGAACGCGCACATGATAATTTTATGCGTGTAAAATTTAACAATAAAGCAGCCTCTGTTCTTAATTCAGACGGACACCTGCCCAAAGGCATTATGTTTCCGGATTCATCTGTTATAATAAAGGAAATCTACTCAGAAAAGACGGGCAAAGCTGAAATTCTTGCTGTTATGGTTAAGCTAAAAGGCGCTGCAAATACAAATAAAGACTGGCTTTGGGCGGAATATTCGCCAACAGGTGAAGTTGAATACAGTGTAAGTAAAAACGGCAAAGTTTGTGTTTCTTGTCACAAATCTACTTATGATAATGTAAGGATATTTGAAATTTATAAATAA
- a CDS encoding cupin domain-containing protein has product MANPGDVIINTITKETITFTKTASVTEGKLLEFRLELAPGSTVPMKHVHTLQDEIFEVIHGKVNVEIGETGYVINPGEKVLMDKGKPHRWWNNNDEASVLTVSFVPALNTEDFFVEMFSLASIGRSKPNGAPTFLQAARMCGKYNIYHPVIPVSIQKFVSILFNILTKGVRTGK; this is encoded by the coding sequence ATGGCGAATCCCGGTGATGTTATTATTAATACTATAACTAAAGAGACCATTACGTTTACAAAAACTGCTTCTGTGACAGAGGGAAAATTACTTGAGTTCCGGCTGGAGCTGGCACCCGGAAGCACTGTTCCAATGAAACATGTACACACCCTTCAGGATGAAATTTTTGAGGTTATACATGGGAAAGTAAACGTAGAGATCGGTGAAACAGGATATGTAATAAATCCCGGGGAAAAAGTACTAATGGATAAGGGCAAACCACACCGCTGGTGGAACAATAATGATGAAGCATCCGTATTAACCGTAAGTTTCGTTCCGGCGCTAAATACAGAAGATTTTTTTGTGGAAATGTTCAGCCTGGCTTCAATAGGCAGATCAAAACCAAATGGTGCGCCGACTTTTTTACAGGCCGCACGAATGTGCGGAAAATATAATATTTATCACCCTGTGATTCCGGTTTCTATTCAGAAATTTGTATCAATTCTTTTTAACATACTTACTAAAGGAGTAAGAACTGGCAAATGA
- a CDS encoding glycosyltransferase family 39 protein → MDNIKRPFLFPKLLGSGDFKLHSEKLSGMQIGIFAAAVIISVAVKIYLIPFNMMDMGDSATRVWNALWWAQKPFFVLPESGHPLWFYFMGPIIKITGEFFYTSAFTMIAVMTIACIYVFKMTLALTDFKTALLAFIISSLNPVIFRLNFEPYAQQTFLAAACIMIYYFIKALASEKSVKYFVIAGIFSFIALASRPEAIFVIVPFCVLAFLTRRNGCCYYIGLSLLFQVIWIVISYVLYGEPFKTINAADQYTDTVNIQGLSLGLRAKGFFLPYYFLALGLTIILFWYFIKGIIFFYRGYPKVFLIALLIPVLAPALVNGLAGAKSTIYHTTHYLYLMFFIAPVIAAAGLNTDLSKMRSGFLQAAVASVVILSCIPLSYVKEWVPEKYNKLFPKVIEFLVTSDEPEESWKLIYVIDHYIDKYPALMFDADDNASSIFYVPYRTKLAPPEKILISSYNVPVDKEGLTGEIKSFMKKNPRGLIMYRKNPNTLMNRIFSELTAKRPYVRNDITLLMETEKWIVLTYEPVDL, encoded by the coding sequence ATGGATAATATTAAAAGACCGTTTTTATTTCCTAAGCTGCTTGGCAGCGGTGATTTTAAATTGCATTCCGAAAAGCTTTCCGGGATGCAAATAGGGATATTTGCTGCTGCCGTAATAATTTCTGTTGCGGTTAAAATATATCTCATACCATTCAACATGATGGATATGGGTGATTCCGCAACGCGCGTATGGAATGCGCTCTGGTGGGCACAAAAACCGTTTTTTGTGCTGCCTGAATCGGGTCACCCGCTTTGGTTCTATTTTATGGGTCCGATAATTAAGATTACCGGTGAATTTTTCTATACATCAGCCTTTACAATGATTGCTGTTATGACCATTGCGTGCATTTATGTTTTTAAAATGACGCTTGCCCTGACAGATTTCAAAACGGCATTGCTGGCCTTCATAATATCTTCACTCAATCCTGTTATCTTCAGGCTTAACTTTGAACCATATGCACAGCAGACCTTTCTGGCGGCCGCATGTATTATGATATATTATTTTATTAAAGCTCTCGCATCAGAAAAAAGTGTGAAATATTTTGTTATCGCCGGAATTTTTTCTTTCATAGCGCTGGCATCAAGGCCCGAGGCTATCTTTGTTATTGTTCCTTTCTGTGTACTCGCATTTTTAACCCGGCGTAACGGCTGCTGTTACTATATAGGGCTTTCACTGCTTTTCCAGGTAATATGGATCGTTATAAGCTACGTTTTATACGGAGAGCCTTTTAAAACCATTAATGCTGCAGATCAGTATACCGATACAGTTAATATACAGGGCTTAAGCCTGGGGCTCAGGGCAAAAGGATTTTTCCTCCCCTATTATTTTCTTGCACTCGGATTAACGATAATTCTCTTCTGGTATTTTATCAAGGGCATTATCTTTTTTTACAGGGGATATCCAAAAGTTTTCCTTATAGCTTTATTAATTCCTGTACTGGCTCCGGCACTGGTTAACGGTCTCGCAGGTGCAAAATCAACAATTTATCATACCACGCATTACCTGTACCTTATGTTCTTTATAGCGCCCGTAATTGCTGCAGCGGGTCTAAACACAGATCTTTCAAAAATGCGCTCAGGCTTCCTTCAGGCTGCAGTCGCTTCTGTGGTAATACTTTCATGCATACCGCTATCATATGTTAAGGAATGGGTACCCGAAAAATACAACAAGCTTTTTCCCAAGGTCATCGAGTTTCTTGTAACTTCCGATGAGCCGGAAGAATCATGGAAGCTCATTTATGTAATAGATCATTATATCGATAAATACCCCGCGCTTATGTTCGATGCTGACGATAATGCATCAAGTATATTTTATGTTCCTTATAGAACTAAGCTTGCTCCGCCGGAAAAAATCCTGATAAGCAGCTACAATGTACCCGTTGATAAAGAGGGGCTTACCGGTGAGATAAAATCTTTTATGAAAAAAAATCCGCGCGGCCTCATAATGTACCGTAAGAATCCAAACACTCTTATGAACCGCATCTTTAGCGAGCTTACAGCTAAAAGGCCGTATGTAAGGAACGATATTACCCTGCTGATGGAAACAGAAAAATGGATAGTTCTAACTTATGAACCGGTCGATCTTTAA
- a CDS encoding glycosyltransferase family 2 protein: MFMKAGSLAKLAVILVMYRQKQNLELLYSSLAGQSFKDFKIYFVDNNPDSSDSGFSAQLNEQFKLDIEYISAGRNTGFAGGNNLGAEKAISAGCEYIFFLNNDTIIESTCIEQLLTSLENEPRAAAASPIIFFWEGDTVKKRVQEFGSSADFNSYTIKKHFEGSDYSLSSQNIPDSAKADVLPGAAMMVKTDVLKRTGLWEESYFAYGDEIDLARRIKEAGYICLVNKNAVIWHNHKWNKENKQGYYFEYYLIQRNKYLYFRKYRLFISLILSYLKDSLLFPWRLVWFIKVCDLKLGWYYIKGTYAGLLGHKGKPNLYFVK, encoded by the coding sequence ATGTTTATGAAGGCGGGTTCATTGGCTAAGCTTGCTGTTATTCTGGTAATGTACCGCCAAAAGCAGAACCTGGAATTGCTTTATAGCTCTCTTGCCGGGCAATCTTTTAAAGATTTTAAAATATATTTTGTAGATAATAATCCCGATAGTTCAGACTCAGGGTTTTCAGCACAGCTTAATGAGCAGTTTAAACTGGATATCGAATATATCTCTGCCGGCAGAAACACCGGCTTTGCAGGCGGCAATAACCTTGGCGCTGAAAAAGCTATTTCAGCAGGATGTGAATATATTTTCTTTCTGAATAATGATACTATAATAGAAAGTACCTGTATAGAGCAGCTTCTTACATCTCTTGAAAATGAGCCCCGGGCTGCTGCAGCTTCGCCTATAATTTTTTTCTGGGAAGGAGATACGGTAAAAAAGCGGGTTCAGGAATTTGGTTCAAGCGCTGATTTTAATTCATACACAATAAAAAAACATTTCGAAGGCTCTGATTATTCCCTCTCATCTCAAAACATCCCGGATTCAGCAAAGGCTGATGTTCTTCCCGGCGCAGCTATGATGGTAAAGACTGATGTTCTTAAACGAACCGGTTTGTGGGAAGAAAGCTATTTTGCTTACGGCGATGAAATTGATCTTGCCCGGCGGATAAAAGAAGCCGGTTATATTTGCCTCGTAAACAAAAACGCCGTTATATGGCATAATCATAAATGGAACAAAGAAAATAAACAGGGCTATTACTTTGAATACTACCTTATTCAAAGAAATAAATATTTGTATTTTCGCAAATATCGTTTATTTATAAGTTTGATCTTATCGTATTTAAAAGATAGCCTGCTATTCCCGTGGCGGCTCGTGTGGTTCATAAAAGTTTGTGATCTTAAGCTTGGCTGGTATTATATCAAAGGTACTTACGCCGGTCTGCTGGGACATAAAGGCAAGCCGAATCTGTATTTTGTAAAATAA